A window of Sedimentibacter sp. MB31-C6 genomic DNA:
CATTGGATTAATCCAAAGGGCATTTATAGTAAAATCTGAATTAAAGAACACTTTTGCAATTGTTGGTATAGCATCTCCAAACCAACTGCCAAACATTACTCCCCAAAATGCAGTTGAAATACCACAATAAAAGAACATTTTAAGCATCTTTTGCATAGTACCTTCAATTTTAAATTTCTTTAAAACTAAAAAACATGCTAGTGCCATAATTAAACCATAACCTACATCAGCTAACATCAATCCAAAAAACATAAAATAAAATGGTGACATAACAAAAGTTGGATCTATATTAGATGAAGATGGCATGCTATATAATTCTGTAATGGACTCGAAAGGTCTAGCAAAAGAATTGTTGTTAAGAAGTATTGGATGTTCCTCATCATCGTCAGGTATATTAATTTCATACCAACATTCATTCTCAAGGAGGATATGTTCTACTTGCTCTTTGCTATTTTCAGGAATCCAACCTTCTATATAAAATGTCTTTTCAGTTTTTAGCATATTATTGAGTATTTTACATTTGTCTCTTTCCATTACTAAATAATCATGTAACAACTCTATATCTTCTTTGTGATTAACATAACTAGATATTTCTGCTTTTATACTTTCCTTTTCAGCAGAAATGCTTTTAATTTTCTTTTCGTTTTCTATAATATTTTCTGATACGGTTCCACTTAAATTATTAAAAGATACTATATTAAATCCATATTGTTTCAAAGTTTCATAAACTTCTTCATACTCGTTTTTTAAACATATAATAGATAAATAGTATTGATCCTTATCACTGCCAACAATGTCTATATAACATCTGTTTGTTTTATTTTCAACATCTGCTTTTAAATTATCAACACTAACCATATTAGGAATAACTCCAATAAAAAAACTAGTATATTTAGTTTCATTTACTTCAAGAGGAATCTTATAGTTTATCCAAGGCTTGAGGCTCATTATGTTTGCGTTTATTTTATTTTCTTCTGAACTGAGTTCGTTCATAGCCTTATTAAGCTTAAGAATTGCTTCTGAAATATCTTCAATTTTTTCTTTGCCAGATATAGCGTTTTCAAACTCGTTAACTGTAACGATTTTTCTGGTATTGAGAAGGGGTTTCTTACTTTTGTCATACTTTTCTAAACTTTCTATTACTTCTTTAATTTTAGAAATTTTCGCATCATAGTTAAGGACTTCATTTTCATTCCCATCCTTTTCTATATATGAAATCCATTGGGAATCTGTAAGCTTTGAGTCTTGAGTGCTTATTTCTACAACTCCCAAATCCATGATTTCCTTTATTAGACCAGACTTAATGTTATCCAAACCTATAATGCTAATTTTGTTCATTTTAACTATTGCCACTGGTCTTCACTATCCTTTCCAGTATAATTGATGCTGCATCATCCATGTTTTTATCAGCCTGATTTAAAATATCTTCGCATTCTTTAGTTGTATTTTTAATAATATCGTCATAAAGCAATTGCCCTTCAGACTCTGCCTTCTTAAAGACATCAGACCTTTTGGATTCAGCAATATTCCTTGCTTCTTCTAAAATACGTGATGCCTCAGCATTAGCATTGGTAATAATTTGTTTTGACTGTTGAGTAGCTTCCTTCTTTATTAATTCAGCTTTATCCTCAGCCTCCCTTATTACCTTGATAACATCAATAGACACTATACCACCACCTCTATTTTTAATTTTTTGAAAATGGTAAAACTAACTCCATTGTACATTAATATTAGAATATAATATATCTTTTGTCAATAGGCTCATATTATTAATTACAAAATTTAACAATAAATCATTTGACAAATTCCATAATAACAACAACTATATAAATTTCATTTTTACCTAATTTTTTTATTTTATTTACTATTAATGTGTTAACAAGAATTATATTTAAAAATATTTAGATTAGTGACAAAGTTAACTTAAACCAACCCTATATAAGAAAATAAATTAGAAAATTAAGTAAATCTCCTATAATGTTTGATTAAATTTTAACAATATGCAAATTGAAAAGCATTATATTTCATAATAGTTATTCTAGAATAATATTCTAGAATATTAAATTATTTATAAAAATAAACTTTTATTATTAATAATAAAAGTTTATCTTTACATTTACATTATAACATATTTAGTTGATTTGTACAACCAATAAAACTAATTTACTCAACAACAAATATTAACTCTGCCTCTGCTGCAATTTTATCTTCAACATATGCAGTTGCTGTACCAATTCCAAAACTCCCTCTTAACTTTGTTATTTTTGTAACAAGTTTTAGTGTATCTCCTGGAATTACCTTACTCTTAAATTTAGCACTTTTAATTCCACCAAAATAAACTGTCTTATTTTTAAATTTGTCCAAGGATAAAATTGCTACTGCTCCTGTTTGCGCTAAAGCCTCAATTATTAATACCCCTGGCATAACAGGATTCCCAGGAAAATGTCCTTGAAAGTATTGTTCATTCATAGTAACATTTTTTACCCCAACTGCTTTTATACCTGCCTC
This region includes:
- a CDS encoding V-type ATP synthase subunit I — encoded protein: MAIVKMNKISIIGLDNIKSGLIKEIMDLGVVEISTQDSKLTDSQWISYIEKDGNENEVLNYDAKISKIKEVIESLEKYDKSKKPLLNTRKIVTVNEFENAISGKEKIEDISEAILKLNKAMNELSSEENKINANIMSLKPWINYKIPLEVNETKYTSFFIGVIPNMVSVDNLKADVENKTNRCYIDIVGSDKDQYYLSIICLKNEYEEVYETLKQYGFNIVSFNNLSGTVSENIIENEKKIKSISAEKESIKAEISSYVNHKEDIELLHDYLVMERDKCKILNNMLKTEKTFYIEGWIPENSKEQVEHILLENECWYEINIPDDDEEHPILLNNNSFARPFESITELYSMPSSSNIDPTFVMSPFYFMFFGLMLADVGYGLIMALACFLVLKKFKIEGTMQKMLKMFFYCGISTAFWGVMFGSWFGDAIPTIAKVFFNSDFTINALWINPMEQPMTLLIFSFLFGVIHLFVGMGAQAFMLIRDGKPLDALFDIGFWYGFIIGIALWLFGNTVIPGSNQIGMWMTIIFAIGLILTQGRDKENILSKLMSGVMSLYNITSYLSDILSYSRLLALGLATGVVSSVLSLLGSMGGDGFIGFILFTIVMLVGHTFNFAINGLGAFVHSARLQYVEFFGKFYEGGGDSFNPLMKKTKYIKIIKEEI
- the fabZ gene encoding 3-hydroxyacyl-ACP dehydratase FabZ; translation: MEYDINKIQNIIPHRYPMLLIDKIVEIEAGIKAVGVKNVTMNEQYFQGHFPGNPVMPGVLIIEALAQTGAVAILSLDKFKNKTVYFGGIKSAKFKSKVIPGDTLKLVTKITKLRGSFGIGTATAYVEDKIAAEAELIFVVE